The Aneurinibacillus migulanus genome contains the following window.
GAAGCTTGGCCTCCGCGCGGATGAAGTGCTGCTTATCGGCGATAATCTGGAGACTGATATCGCTGCCGGCGGGCGCAGCGGCGTCGATACGCTGCTAGTCTACAGTGGTTTCAGCCGGGAAACCGACCTCGAAAGGGCGGAAGTACAGCCGACATATACGGCGTCTAGCCTAGCGGATTGGAAGATATAACACAAAAAGACTGTCAGGAAGAGCCATTTTCCTGACAGTCTTTTTGATGGATAAGAAAGCAGCCATTTGGCTTCTTTGTGGAAAAAGGACGAGTGGCAATGAGTGCGAGTTTTATTTCGTGCCGAAATGGCTATGTGCCAGACGGCTGGAGGCTGCCGCCGCAATGGCGCCTACGATATCGTCGAGAAAGGTGTGTACAGCACCCTCGTTTCCTTCCTTTTGATTCAGAACCTTTAAAATACCAGGTTTGACCTTATCTACATAGCCATAATTCGTAAATCCGATACTTCCATATACATTGACAATGGATAGAGCCAGAACTTCATCGATGCCGTAAAGCCCTTCATCCTGTACCATCATCTCCTGCAAAGGCTCGATTAGCATGCCTTTCTCGGCCAGGATATCGAGCTGGATGCCGGTGATAATTGCATTTTGAATTTCACGCTTTTCCAATACTTTTTTGATGTTATGCATGCAAGTTTCTGTAGCCAGATCGGAAAAGTATGGCTTTTGCAAGTACATGACAAGCTCCACAAGGTGATCCATAGTGACGCCGCGCTCTTTCAATAAACGGTAGGCGGTTTCTCGAACCTTCTCGTCTCGAACAGCATAATTCATATTGCTCATTAGCTTCGCATCCTTTTACGGAGTATTGTCATTACTGTTCCCGCTCTAGTTTGTATTTATTAAGTACGTCTTTGCCGCCGGTGACTTCCAGGACCGTTCCGGTAATGAAATCAGAAGCTTCACTACAGAAAAAATTGATGGCTCTTGCAATATCTTCTCCAGTGCCGGGACGTCCTACAGGCGTATCTGGATCGTATAAGGAATGGACATCGGCAATATGCTTTTCTTTATCTTCTCCCACAATGTCTCCGGGACAAACCATGTTAGCGGTAATGCCATGTTCGGCTTCTTCAAGGGCAATGGTGCGAGTCAATGAGACGAGTCCGGTTTTAGCGGCGGCAAACGCCGAGCGGTACATCCAGCCAGGGGCTGTTTGCGCCTTTTCGAAACCAACTGTGACAATACGTCCCTGTCTTTGTTTGCGCATATGCGGAATGGCGGCTTTACACAAGTAGAAAGCACTGGAAAGATTGCCTCCGATCATGCGGTCCCATTCTTCGAACGTATAGTCTGCCAGTTTTTTTCGCTCTTTTATGTAAGGGCCGGCGTTCAAAATCAGAATATCAAGTCGTCCCCAGGAGGAGGCGACTGTCTCGATAATCGCTTCCGCATCCATGGGACGACTGACATCTCCTTGCAACGGCAGTACATTCACTCCGTATTGTCGGACAAGTTCTTGCTGCAACTTGTCTGCATCGCTTTTGCTTGTTCGGTAATTGAGCGCAATATCGATGCCTTGGGCAGCGAGTTCATGGGCGATACGGACGCCAAGTCCTTTTGCACTTCCTGTAATCAGAGCCGTACGATTGCGTTTCAAAAAACCATCCCTTCCTGCTTGGAATGTTTGATTAGCCTTTATTTAATTGTATATTAAGGTTATTAACGAAAGAAAGTATTGAAAGTCGGAAAGTGTGGTGTGAGGGAATGATATATTATTTTTATGACCCGCAAGGACAATTTATTTCTCTAACATTTGAGCGTAGCCGATTTCTACCAAATGCAAAACATGTGCTTGTGTGGGCATTTGCAGATGAAGAAGAACAAGAGATTGTACTGACGTGTCACAGAAAAAGAGGGTGGGAAGTGCCGGGTGGCAAAGTGGAACCGGGAGAGAAGCCGGAAGAAGCAGCGCACCGGGAGTTGTTTGAAGAAACGGGTGTGAAAGCAGGGAAGTTAGAGTGGATAGGGCAGTATGTAATTGATAGCGGATCGGGCGAAGAACAGGCGGTGAAAAATATTTATGTTGGAAAAGTAGTGAAGTGGGAACAAATTCCCACCGGTTTTGAAACACTGGAGCGTGGAGTGTTTCCCGTGTCACTTTCGCGCTTTGCCCCCGGAATGAGTCCCTTTATCCAGGACAATATTTTTCCGCTTTGCCAGGCTTACTTAGCGGAGCGGAGAGGGTAAGTACAGCATGCAGTCCATAGAGAAAGCGGACATC
Protein-coding sequences here:
- a CDS encoding NUDIX domain-containing protein; this translates as MIYYFYDPQGQFISLTFERSRFLPNAKHVLVWAFADEEEQEIVLTCHRKRGWEVPGGKVEPGEKPEEAAHRELFEETGVKAGKLEWIGQYVIDSGSGEEQAVKNIYVGKVVKWEQIPTGFETLERGVFPVSLSRFAPGMSPFIQDNIFPLCQAYLAERRG
- a CDS encoding phosphatidylglycerophosphatase A family protein, with translation MSNMNYAVRDEKVRETAYRLLKERGVTMDHLVELVMYLQKPYFSDLATETCMHNIKKVLEKREIQNAIITGIQLDILAEKGMLIEPLQEMMVQDEGLYGIDEVLALSIVNVYGSIGFTNYGYVDKVKPGILKVLNQKEGNEGAVHTFLDDIVGAIAAAASSRLAHSHFGTK
- a CDS encoding SDR family oxidoreductase; the protein is MKRNRTALITGSAKGLGVRIAHELAAQGIDIALNYRTSKSDADKLQQELVRQYGVNVLPLQGDVSRPMDAEAIIETVASSWGRLDILILNAGPYIKERKKLADYTFEEWDRMIGGNLSSAFYLCKAAIPHMRKQRQGRIVTVGFEKAQTAPGWMYRSAFAAAKTGLVSLTRTIALEEAEHGITANMVCPGDIVGEDKEKHIADVHSLYDPDTPVGRPGTGEDIARAINFFCSEASDFITGTVLEVTGGKDVLNKYKLEREQ